A DNA window from Arachis hypogaea cultivar Tifrunner chromosome 18, arahy.Tifrunner.gnm2.J5K5, whole genome shotgun sequence contains the following coding sequences:
- the LOC112770760 gene encoding DNA-directed RNA polymerase V subunit 1 isoform X2 yields MEAVEDAPPSNVSEGEIVGIRFAMASRKEICTASISDSSISHASQLSNPFLGLPLEFGRCESCGTSEAGKCEGHFGYIELPVPIFHPSHVVELKRMLSLICLNCLKLKKTKFPGSSSVLAQKLLSSSCCQDVNAAQVSIREIKTDGAYGLVLKAPKPKFKMNAGFWSFLHKYGYRYEIDHTRALLPCEVMEMIKRFSPETKKKLAGKGYFPQDGYVLKYLPVPPNCLSVPVVSDGVSVMSSDPSITILRKLLRKVEIIRGSRSGEPNFESHLVEANELQSLFDQYLQVRGTSKPARDIETHYGVNKELNDSSTKAWLEKMRTLFIRKGSGFSSRNVITGDGYKRINEIGIPLEVAQRITFEERVSMHNMRYLQKLVDENLCLTYKEGMSTYSLREGSKGHIYLKPGQIVHRRIMDGDIVFINRPPTTHKHSLQALAVYIHNDHTVKINPLICGPLGADFDGDCVHLFYPQSLAAKAEVLELFSVEKQLLSSHSGNLNLQLTSDSLLSLKTLMKKCFLNRATAQQLAMFLSVPLPPPALLKRRSGNSYWSAMQLLQCALPSSFDCTGGRYLIRQSEILEFDLSRDILPTTINEIAASIFFGKGPKEALSFFDLIQPLLMESIFAEGFSFGLQDFSVSRAAKRGINRNIGKVSSLLGQLRSIYNELVAQQVERHIQDLERPVINSALKSSKLGDLIDSKSRGAIDKVVQQIGFLGQQLFERGRFYSKGLIEDIAIHFRLKCCYDEDSYPSAEYGLLKGCFFHGLDPYEELVHSVSTREIIVRSSRGLSEPGTLFKNLMAILRDVMICYDGTVRNVCSNSVIQFDYGKQAGDVTQHLFPAGEPVGVLAATSMSNPAYKAVLDASPSSNSSWELMKEILLCKVNFRNEPNDRRVILYLNDCGCGKIYCRENAAYSVKNQLGKVSLKDAAVEFIIEYQQQRRLRESSEIGAGLIGHIHLNEVMLKKLKINLEEIFQRCQDRVMSFYKKKKVSSIFKRIALDVSECCSCSHSSAPCVTFLWQDDDMNELNVTANILSDTVYPALLETIIKGDPRIRSANIIWVNSDTNTWVRNPGKSPNGELALDIALEKAAVKQSGDAWRIVIDSCLPVIHLIDTRRSIPYAIKQIQELFGISCTFDQAIQRLASSVKMVAKGVLREHLVLLASSMTCGGNLVGFNTGGYKALARQLNIQVPFTDATLFTPRKCFERAAEKCHTDSLSSIVASCSWGKHVAVGTGSRFDILWNANEINSKEIRGMDVYNFLHMVKSVNGEEENNACLGEDIDDLLDEDDVDFAVSPQHNSGFEAVFEENCDLLNGSTANGWDTDQNEAKSNDWSAWGGGNKVETKGGASKDWDASIGEAKEKSNDWSAWGGGNITETKDGASKAWDSSIGEAKEKTNDWSAWGGGNKAETKDSASKAWGASTGEAKEKPNDWSASAGNKSVIHDGGSERAPKDSWRPQKLMSDVNQGDYTKPSSWDANTDREKTPSNDWSAWGGSKSGTQDGGFEKAPEGSWNQKLKSVQKDFSDSSAWNAKQDEKQSNDWSSRRIQDGGFERAQEDTWNANTEPARTKSHDWSNRGHNKSQFQDDSQKSGAWGAKPDQTRSSDRSNWRQNKSQVQDDSQTSSAWGSRPNQTKTSWGQDKSQAQDNSQTSSAWGSRPNQTKTSWGQDKSQAQDDSPNSSAWRAKPDETLTSDWSCWGQNKSQAQNDNQKSSAWGAKPDQTKGSDWSNWGQNKSQAQEDSWKSEKSGAWDMNADQPKASSNDWHARAGNKSQMQDGGSEGAQENSWGARKWKAEDKVRAAVIQNDTSRSGEWSSWGSNNNKGEPKVGDDGIPVESNAWAHKSENVNVNQSKEIESNWDAKKPVDNSSWGRPKSQEDRPWNTQNESNQAASSQGWESQIASANADSDKSFQWGKRGRESFKKNRFEGSQGWGSNAGDRQNKGRPPRTPGSRLDIYTSEEQEVLKDIEPIMQSIRRIMQQEGYNDGDPLAADDQTFILENVFEHHPDKENKMGAGIEHVMIDKHSVYQESKCFYVVLKDGEKRDFSYRKCLGNFITKKYPDVAESFVGKYFRKPRPRGDQASTPGLSEQATTPGLSEQAAAPGLLGPAPTPGSSEQAPNPGLVETN; encoded by the exons ATGGAAGCAGTAGAGGATGCTCCTCCTTCAAATGTTTCAGAGGGAGAGATTGTTGGGATCCGATTCGCAATGGCTTCACGCAAGGAGATT TGTACAGCATCCATTAGTGACTCTTCAATTAGTCATGCTAGTCAGTTGTCGAATCCATTCCTTGGGCTACCCCTTGAATTTGGCAGATGTGAATCTTGTGGTACTTCTGAAGCAGGAAAATGTGAAG GTCACTTTGGATATATTGAGCTACCAGTTCCAATATTCCATCCCAGTCATGTCGTTGAATTGAAACGGATGCTGAGCTTGATCTGCTTAAACTGCTTAAAACTGAAGAAAACTAAG TTTCCAGGTTCAAGCAGTGTGTTGGCACAGAAATTGTTATCATCTTCATGTTGTCAG GATGTGAATGCTGCTCAAGTTTCTATTCGGGAGATCAAAACAGATGGGGCTTACGGCTTGGTGCTGAAGGCACCTAAGCCTAAATTCAAGATGAATGCTGGATTTTGGAGCTTTTTACATAAATATGGCTATCGCTATGAGATTGATCATACTCGAGCTTTGCTTCCTTGTGAG GTGATGGAAATGATTAAGAGGTTTTCTCCAGAGACCAAAAAGAAGCTTGCTGGTAAAGGATATTTTCCCCAGGATGGATATGTTTTGAAGTATCTTCCTGTACCACCAAACTGCTTGTCTGTGCCAGTAGTTTCTGATGGAGTCAGTGTCATGTCTTCG gATCCTTCTATTACTATTCTTAGAAAATTGCTCAGGAAGGTGGAAATCATCAGAGGGTCTAGATCTGGTGAACCAAACTTTGAGTCTCATTTGGTGGAAGCAAATGAGTTGCAGTCACTGTTTGATCAGTACCTTCAAGTTAGGGGTACTTCTAAGCCAGCACGTGATATTGAAACCCATTATGGTGTCAATAAAGAACTTAATGATTCTTCTACAAAGGCATGGCTGGAAAAAATGAGGACCTTATTTATAAGGAAGGGTTCTGGCTTTTCTTCACGCAATGTGATAACTGGAGATGGTTATAAGAGGATAAATGAGATAGGGATTCCTCTTGAGGTAGCACAAAGGATAACATTTGAGGAGAGAGTTAGCATGCATAACATGAGGTACTTACAGAAGTTAGTTGATGAAAATTTGTGCCTAACTTACAAGGAAGGTATGTCGACATATTCACTAAGGGAGGGCTCAAAGGGGCACATATATCTCAAACCAGGCCAAATAGTGCATAGAAGGATTATGGATGGTGATATTGTCTTCATCAACAGACCACCTACAACACACAAACATTCATTACAAGCACTTGCTGTGTACATCCACAATGACCACACCGTTAAGATAAATCCTCTCATTTGTGGGCCCCTAGGAGCTGATTTTGATGGTGACTGTGTCCATCTATTTTATCCACAGTCCCTTGCTGCTAAAGCTGAGGTACTGGAGCTATTCTCTGTGGAGAAACAGCTTCTTAGTTCACACAGTGGTAATCTAAACCTCCAGTTGACCTCTGATTCGTTGCTCTCACTGAAGACTTTGATGAAGAAATGCTTTTTGAATAGAGCGACAGCACAGCAATTAGCAATGTTTCTTTCTGTACCTCTGCCACCGCCTGCTTTACTCAAACGCAGATCTGGTAATTCATACTGGTCTGCCATGCAACTATTACAATGTGCGTTGCCCTCATCTTTTGATTGCACTGGCGGTAGATACTTAATCAGGCAGAGTGAGATCTTAGAATTTGATCTCAGTAGGGACATTTTGCCAACAACAATAAATGAAATAGCTGCTTCAATTTTCTTCGGAAAGGGCCCTAAGGAAGCACTCAGTTTCTTTGATTTGATACAGCCCCTTTTAATGGAAAGCATATTTGCTGAAGGCTTTAGCTTTGGCTTACAAGATTTTTCAGTATCTAGGGCAGCAAAGCGAGGAATAAATAGAAATATTGGGAAAGTTTCTTCATTGTTGGGTCAACTCAGGTCAATATACAATGAGCTGGTTGCACAGCAAGTGGAAAGACACATTCAGGATCTTGAACGACCAGTTATTAATTCTGCTCTAAAGTCGAGCAAACTTGGGGATTTGATTGACTCAAAGAGTAGGGGGGCCATTGACAAGGTGGTTCAACAAATTGGTTTCTTAGGCCAGCAGCTTTTTGAGAGAGGGAGATTCTATTCCAAGGGCTTAATTGAGGATATAGCCATTCATTTTCGTCTAAAGTGTTGTTACGATGAGGATAGCTACCCTTCTGCTGAATATGGCTTACTCAAAGGGTGCTTTTTTCATGGTTTGGATCCATATGAAGAGTTGGTGCATTCAGTTTCTACAAGGGAAATAATTGTGCGTTCCTCAAGAGGATTATCTGAACCCGGAACACTGTTCAAGAACTTAATGGCCATCCTCCGTGATGTCATGATTTGCTATGATGGGACTGTTAGAAATGTTTGTAGCAATTCCGTCATTCAGTTTGATTATGGGAAGCAAGCTGGAGATGTGACCCAACATTTATTCCCTGCTGGTGAGCCTGTAGGTGTCTTAGCCGCAACTTCTATGTCAAATCCTGCTTATAAGGCAGTCCTTGATGCCAGTCCTAGCAGCAATTCTTCATGGGAATTGATGAAG GAGATACTGCTCTGCAAGGTCAATTTTAGGAATGAACCAAATGATCGTCGTGTAATTTTGTACTTGAATGATTGTGGCTGTGGGAAGATTTATTGCCGAGAAAATGCTGCTTATTCAGTAAAAAACCAATTGGGAAAAGTCAGTCTCAAGGATGCAGCAGTGGAGTTCATTATTGA ATATCAGCAACAGCGGCGTCTCAGGGAAAGCTCAGAAATTGGTGCAGGCCTTATTGGTCATATTCATTTGAACGAG GTAATGTTAAAGAAGCTGAAGATCAATTTGGAGgaaatttttcaaagatgccAAGATAGAGTTATGTCCTTTTACAAGAAGAAGAAAGTTAGTAGTATTTTCAAGAGGATTGCACTGGATGTCAG TGAGTGTTGCTCTTGCTCGCATTCTTCAGCACCGTGTGTAACGTTCCTTTGGCAAGATGATGATATGAATGAGTTAAATGTAACTGCAAACATTCTGTCTGACACAGTCTATCCAGCTCTGCTTGAAACAATAATCAAAG GTGATCCTCGAATTCGCTCGGCGAATATAATCTGGGTTAATTCGGACACAAACACATGGGTTCGAAACCCCGGTAAATCTCCAAATGGTGAATTGGCGCTAGATATTGCTCTTGAGAAGGCAGCTGTTAAACAAAGTGGTGATGCTTGGAGGATTGTAATTGACTCCTGCCTTCCTGTTATTCACTTGATTGATACAAGGCGTTCGATACCTTATGCAATCAAGCAAATTCAGGAGCTATTTGGGATCTCATGTACTTTTGATCAAGCAATTCAG CGTCTTGCATCATCTGTGAAAATGGTGGCAAAAGGTGTTCTCCGTGAGCATCTTGTTCTTTTAGCTAGCAGTATGACATGTGGTGGAAATTTGGTTGGGTTCAATACGGGTGGATATAAAGCTCTTGCTCGTCAATTAAACATTCAAGTACCTTTTACTGATGCAACACTCTTT acaccTAGAAAATGTTTTGAGCGAGCAGCTGAGAAATGTCATACGGACTCTTTATCAAGCATAGTTGCCTCCTGTTCTTGGGGTAAACATGTTGCAGTTGGTACAGGATCAAGATTTGATATTCTATGGAATGCGAATGAA ATAAATTCAAAGGAGATTCGAGGGATGGATGTTTACAATTTTCTTCACATGGTCAAAAGCGTTAATGGCGAAGAGGAAAATAATGCTTGTTTGGGTGAAGACATTGATGATTTGCTAGACGAAGACGATGTAGACTTTGCTGTGTCCCCACAGCATAACTCTGGTTTTGAAGCTGTTTTTGAAGAGAATTGTGACCTATTGAATGGTTCAACAGCCAATGGTTGGGATACAGATCAAAATGAAGCAAAGTCAAATGATTGGTCAGCCTGGGGAGGTGGGAACAAAGTTGAAACAAAAGGCGGTGCATCCAAGGATTGGGATGCAAGCATAGGTGAAGCCAAAGAAAAATCAAATGATTGGTCAGCATGGGGAGGAGGGAATATAACTGAAACAAAAGATGGTGCATCCAAGGCTTGGGATTCAAGCATAGGTGAAGCCAAAGAAAAAACAAATGATTGGTCAGCCTGGGGAGGAGGGAATAAAGCTGAAACAAAAGACAGTGCCTCCAAGGCTTGGGGTGCAAGCACAGGTGAAGCCAAAGAAAAACCAAATGATTGGTCAGCATCGGCTGGAAACAAATCTGTAATACATGATGGCGGATCTGAAAGAGCACCAAAAGATTCTTGGAGGCCACAGAAGTTGATGTCTGATGTTAATCAAGGAGACTATACTAAGCCAAGTTCTTGGGATGCAAATACAGATCGGGAAAAAACACCATCAAATGATTGGTCAGCATGGGGTGGAAGCAAATCTGGTACACAGGATGGTGGATTTGAAAAAGCCCCAGAGGGTTCCTGGAATCAGAAGTTAAAATCTGTCCAGAAAGACTTTTCCGATTCCAGTGCTTGGAATGCAAAACAGGATGAGAAACAGTCAAATGACTGGTCATCTAGGAGAATTCAGGATGGTGGTTTTGAAAGGGCCCAAGAGGATACTTGGAATGCCAACACAGAACCAGCAAGAACAAAATCACATGACTGGTCAAATAGGGGCCATAATAAATCTCAATTTCAAGATGATTCTCAGAAGTCTGGTGCTTGGGGTGCAAAACCAGATCAGACAAGATCAAGTGACCGGTCGAATTGGCGGCAAAATAAATCTCAAGTTCAAGATGATTCTCAGACTTCTAGTGCCTGGGGTTCAAGACCAAATCAGACAAAAACCAGTTGGGGTCAAGATAAATCTCAAGCTCAAGATAATTCTCAGACTTCTAGTGCCTGGGGTTCAAGACCAAATCAGACAAAAACCAGTTGGGGTCAAGATAAATCTCAAGCTCAAGATGATTCTCCTAACTCCAGTGCTTGGCGTGCAAAACCAGATGAGACACTGACAAGTGATTGGTCCTGTTGGGGTCAAAACAAATCTCAAGCTCAAAATGATAACCAGAAGTCGAGTGCTTGGGGTGCGAAACCAGATCAGACAAAAGGAAGTGATTGGTCCAATTGGGGCCAAAATAAATCTCAAGCTCAGGAGGATTCTTGGAAGTCTGAGAAGTCCGGTGCTTGGGACATGAATGCAGATCAGCCAAAAGCAAGTTCAAATGATTGGCACGCAAGGGCTGGAAATAAATCTCAAATGCAAGATGGTGGATCTGAGGGAGCCCAAGAGAATTCTTGGGGAGCTCGTAAGTGGAAAGCTGAAGATAAGGTCAGAGCAGCTGTTATTCAAAATGATACATCTAGGTCTGGTGAATGGTCATCATGGGGAAGTAATAACAACAAAGGTGAACCAAAGGTCGGAGATGATGGTATACCGGTGGAGTCCAATGCTTGGGCCCATAAATCTGAGAATGTGAATGTGAACCAGAGTAAGGAAATTGAATCAAATTGGGATGCTAAGAAGCCTGTTGACAATAGCTCTTGGGGAAGACCCAAGTCCCAGGAAGACCGACCATGGAATACCCAGAATGAATCCAATCAAGCTGCAAGTTCACAGGGGTGGGAATCACAAATTGCTTCAGCCAATGCCGACAGTGACAAAAGTTTTCAGTGGGGAAAACGAGGCAGGGAATCATTCAAGAAAAATCGTTTCGAAGGTTCTCAAGGTTGGGGTTCAAATGCTGGTGACAGGCAGAACAAGGGTCGCCCTCCTAGAACACCTGGATCAAGGTTGGATATATACACATCTGAGGAGCAAGAGGTTTTGAAGGATATTGAACCCATTATGCAGTCAATCAGACGAATCATGCAACAAGAAGG GTACAATGATGGGGATCCATTAGCAGCAGATGATCAAACATTTATACTTGAGAATGTGTTTGAACACCATCcagataaagaaaataaaatgggtGCTGGAATTGAACATGTCATG ATTGACAAACACAGCgtttatcaggaaagcaaatgtttttACGTGGTTTTGAAGGATGGAGAAAAAAGGGACTTTTCTTATCGTAAATGTTTAGGCAACTTCATAACGAAGAAGTATCCGGATGTTGCTGAATCGTTCGTCGGCAAGTACTTCCGTAAGCCTCGTCCAAGGGGGGATCAGGCCTCAACTCCAGGATTGTCAGAACAAGCCACAACTCCAGGGTTGTCGGAACAGGCCGCAGCTCCAGGGTTGCTAGGACCAGCTCCAACTCCAGGGTCGTCGGAACAGGCCCCCAATCCCGGTTTGGTGGAAACAAACTAG